A genomic segment from Streptomyces antibioticus encodes:
- a CDS encoding dipeptidase, with product MSEPTDNGQLAAKIAALMPRAKADLTELVAIPSVADPRQYPPEECVRAARWVADAFTDAGLRDVHLAETPDGSHAVLGHRPPPPGAPTVLLYCHYDVQPPLDESAWHSPPFTLTERPDGRWYGRGAADCKGNIVMHLTALRALGDDLPVGVKFVAEGSEEQGTGGLEAYVTEHPEQFLADALLVCDTGNAEVGTGTATVSLRGLTTVVVTVETLRGEIHSGMFGGPAPDALAALVQMLSTLRDPVTGSTRITGLDGDGRWPGVGYDEEQFRADAGVLDGVTLTGTGTVADRLWARPAVTVLGIDCPPVVGSAAAVPATARARVSLRIPPGTDPDLATSALTRHLTEAAPWGARVTVEPEGSGAPFRAATDGPAYAALATAVEQVYGKPLAFLGQGGSIPLCNVLSAAFPRAEIILMGVEEPRCLIHAPDESVDPSEIEHMAQVEALFLREFARART from the coding sequence ATGAGCGAACCGACCGACAACGGTCAACTGGCCGCGAAGATCGCCGCGTTGATGCCGCGCGCCAAGGCCGACCTCACCGAGCTCGTCGCCATCCCCTCGGTGGCCGACCCCCGCCAGTACCCGCCCGAGGAGTGCGTCCGGGCCGCGCGCTGGGTCGCCGACGCCTTCACCGACGCCGGCCTCCGGGACGTCCACCTGGCCGAGACCCCGGACGGCAGCCACGCCGTCCTCGGCCACCGGCCGCCCCCGCCCGGCGCGCCCACCGTGCTGCTCTACTGCCACTACGACGTGCAGCCGCCGCTCGACGAGAGCGCCTGGCACAGCCCGCCGTTCACCCTCACCGAACGGCCCGACGGCCGCTGGTACGGGCGCGGCGCCGCCGACTGCAAGGGCAACATCGTCATGCACCTCACGGCGCTGCGCGCGCTCGGCGACGATCTTCCGGTGGGCGTGAAGTTCGTCGCCGAGGGCTCGGAGGAACAGGGCACGGGCGGCCTGGAGGCGTATGTCACCGAGCACCCTGAGCAGTTCCTCGCCGACGCGCTGCTGGTGTGCGACACCGGCAACGCCGAGGTGGGCACCGGCACCGCCACCGTCAGCCTGCGCGGTCTGACGACCGTCGTCGTCACGGTCGAGACCCTGCGCGGCGAGATCCACTCCGGCATGTTCGGCGGGCCCGCGCCCGACGCGCTGGCCGCCCTGGTGCAGATGCTGTCCACGCTGCGCGACCCGGTGACCGGCTCGACCCGGATCACCGGCCTGGACGGCGACGGCCGCTGGCCCGGCGTCGGCTACGACGAGGAGCAGTTCCGCGCCGACGCCGGGGTCCTGGACGGCGTCACCCTCACCGGCACCGGCACGGTCGCGGACCGGCTGTGGGCGCGGCCCGCCGTGACCGTGCTCGGCATCGACTGCCCACCGGTCGTCGGCTCGGCGGCCGCCGTCCCGGCCACCGCGCGGGCCCGGGTCAGCCTGCGGATCCCGCCGGGCACGGACCCGGACCTGGCGACCTCGGCCCTCACCCGGCACCTCACCGAGGCGGCGCCCTGGGGCGCCCGGGTCACCGTGGAACCGGAGGGCAGCGGCGCGCCGTTCCGCGCAGCGACCGACGGCCCCGCGTACGCCGCGCTGGCCACGGCGGTCGAGCAGGTGTACGGCAAGCCGCTCGCGTTCCTCGGCCAGGGCGGGTCGATCCCGCTGTGCAACGTGCTGTCGGCGGCGTTCCCGCGCGCCGAGATCATCCTCATGGGCGTGGAGGAGCCGCGCTGTCTGATCCACGCGCCGGACGAGAGCGTCGACCCGAGCGAGATCGAGCACATGGCGCAGGTGGAGGCGCTGTTCCTGCGGGAGTTCGCGCGGGCCCGGACCTAG
- a CDS encoding DUF6445 family protein — protein MAMSPQRALPVLPYRKPTKGRDYWVLDDVLPEAGIAAVRARCLAKDDWVKGYPYTSESWPGLRAMPGLEPGELERVERLVRKATGADRLWVQRAPGGGTLNHNCVQVVGEGESTPRPHSDSRSLCRYAAVLYLNPSAPKDCGTSFYRQALPGGRLGGNVVQAPHNNLVDALGTRFVPPDAFEEDVRVPHKHNRLLLYHANLVHSATGYCGTTLEEKRMTAVFFWMA, from the coding sequence ATGGCCATGTCACCGCAGCGTGCCCTTCCCGTTCTGCCGTACCGGAAGCCCACCAAGGGGCGGGACTACTGGGTTCTGGACGACGTGCTGCCCGAGGCCGGCATCGCCGCCGTACGCGCGCGGTGTCTTGCGAAGGACGACTGGGTGAAGGGGTACCCGTACACCTCCGAGAGCTGGCCGGGGCTGCGGGCCATGCCGGGGCTGGAGCCCGGTGAGCTTGAGCGGGTGGAGCGGCTGGTGCGCAAGGCGACCGGGGCGGACAGGTTGTGGGTGCAGCGGGCGCCCGGCGGCGGGACCCTCAACCACAACTGCGTGCAGGTCGTCGGTGAGGGCGAGAGCACGCCCCGGCCGCACAGCGACTCCCGTTCCCTGTGCCGGTACGCCGCCGTGCTGTACCTCAACCCCTCCGCCCCCAAGGACTGCGGGACCAGCTTCTACCGGCAGGCCCTGCCCGGCGGGCGGCTCGGCGGCAATGTCGTGCAGGCTCCGCACAACAACCTCGTCGACGCCCTCGGCACCCGTTTTGTCCCGCCCGACGCCTTCGAGGAGGACGTCCGCGTCCCCCACAAGCACAACCGGCTGCTCCTCTACCACGCCAACCTCGTTCACAGCGCCACCGGTTACTGCGGTACGACGCTGGAGGAGAAGCGGATGACCGCCGTGTTCTTCTGGATGGCCTGA
- a CDS encoding ATP-binding protein, with protein sequence MPEIETDAWEYTLYIPTDPVAVPVCRRTLRLILTLHHLPHLTETAELLVSELVSNAVLHTKGPAALRIRYRDGVLQIGAWDCDPQPPEPPGKFDQLTDSESGRGFAIVRACSGTWGWQPMSRLGRLGKLVWCDLPAA encoded by the coding sequence ATGCCCGAAATCGAAACGGATGCCTGGGAGTACACCCTCTACATCCCCACCGACCCCGTCGCCGTCCCCGTCTGCCGCCGCACCCTGCGCCTGATCCTCACCCTGCACCACCTCCCTCACCTCACCGAGACCGCCGAACTCCTCGTCTCCGAGCTGGTCTCCAACGCCGTGCTCCACACCAAGGGCCCCGCCGCCCTCCGGATCCGCTACCGCGACGGCGTTCTTCAGATCGGCGCCTGGGACTGCGACCCCCAACCCCCCGAGCCGCCCGGGAAGTTCGACCAGCTCACCGACTCCGAGAGCGGACGCGGGTTCGCGATCGTGCGGGCCTGTTCCGGTACCTGGGGGTGGCAGCCCATGTCCCGGCTGGGGCGGCTCGGGAAGCTCGTGTGGTGTGACTTGCCGGCGGCATAG
- a CDS encoding DUF397 domain-containing protein yields MKGPIWQKSTYSDGGDGNDCVELASSTPTTLHLRESETPVTSSPPPRPPSAISSAPYATGFCEGNPIPTREPPCSGRRATAKFRRLASS; encoded by the coding sequence GTGAAGGGACCCATCTGGCAGAAGTCGACCTACTCCGACGGCGGAGACGGCAACGACTGCGTCGAACTCGCCTCCTCCACCCCCACCACCCTCCACCTCCGTGAGTCCGAAACCCCCGTCACGTCCTCACCACCACCCCGGCCCCCCTCGGCGATCTCCTCCGCGCCGTACGCGACGGGCTTCTGTGAAGGGAACCCCATCCCTACACGCGAACCTCCGTGTTCTGGCCGGCGTGCAACAGCCAAGTTCCGTCGGCTTGCTTCGTCATGA
- a CDS encoding helix-turn-helix domain-containing protein, translating to MTTRREPTARQLRLAVELRRLREASGLSARQAAALLGVSPVQVSHIESGLSGVSEERLRRLASHYACTDGEFIDALVAMATDRTRGWWEEYRGLLPTPFLDMAELDHHAAFHQEVAILHVPGRLQTEAYARAVFSSRVPELTCEELELRVRHRMARQASDTPYEVVIHEAALRIRVSDRAASKAQLARLVELSEADHITLRVVPFDLDGFSRASSTMMYVGGRLPKLDTVVRDAPHGSIFIDSEAQLSAYRTRFRKVHAVSLDADSSRDAIHKLAKEL from the coding sequence ATGACGACGAGGCGTGAACCGACAGCACGTCAGTTGCGGTTGGCGGTGGAACTGCGAAGGCTCCGTGAGGCGTCCGGCCTCAGTGCCCGGCAGGCGGCGGCTTTGCTGGGGGTGAGTCCCGTCCAGGTCAGCCACATCGAGTCAGGGCTCTCGGGAGTGAGCGAAGAACGCCTGCGGCGCCTCGCCTCCCACTACGCCTGCACGGACGGCGAGTTCATCGATGCGCTCGTTGCGATGGCCACGGATCGGACGCGGGGCTGGTGGGAGGAGTACCGGGGGCTGCTGCCCACGCCTTTCCTGGACATGGCAGAGCTGGATCACCATGCCGCGTTTCACCAGGAGGTGGCGATCCTGCACGTGCCGGGCCGCTTGCAGACGGAGGCTTACGCCCGAGCCGTCTTTTCCTCCAGGGTCCCGGAACTGACCTGTGAGGAACTTGAGTTGCGTGTCCGACACCGGATGGCGCGGCAGGCGTCCGATACCCCCTACGAGGTGGTGATCCATGAGGCGGCCCTGCGAATCAGAGTCAGCGATCGTGCTGCCTCGAAGGCTCAGCTCGCCCGACTCGTCGAGCTCTCTGAGGCGGACCACATCACTCTGCGCGTCGTCCCCTTCGATCTGGACGGCTTCTCCAGGGCTTCCAGCACGATGATGTACGTGGGTGGCCGACTTCCGAAACTGGACACTGTCGTGCGTGACGCCCCACATGGCTCGATCTTCATCGACTCCGAGGCTCAACTCAGCGCCTATCGAACGCGCTTCCGTAAGGTGCATGCTGTATCGCTCGACGCGGATAGCTCGCGTGATGCCATCCACAAGTTGGCCAAAGAGCTGTGA
- a CDS encoding MOSC domain-containing protein — protein MAGLVRITYYPVKGCAGVTLTEAAVTPTGLTDDRRYAVADENGDLRWQGADPLLALVAPELLDGELTLRFPGHEPVRAGRDDVDAWLTRVLGRPSRLIRPPAGNHGRLHVVSRASLDDLNARLTAAGSDPLPMNRFRPNLVVDGWDVPHTEDEASVLTVGGVELALTERTVRCAVTMVDQETGRKAGPEPLRTLAGHRRADGGVVFGAYFRVLRPGKVSVGDEVRVRA, from the coding sequence ATGGCCGGATTGGTCCGCATCACGTACTACCCCGTGAAGGGGTGCGCGGGGGTCACGCTCACGGAGGCGGCGGTCACCCCGACCGGCCTCACCGACGACCGCCGCTACGCCGTCGCCGACGAGAACGGCGACCTGCGCTGGCAGGGCGCGGACCCGCTCCTGGCCCTCGTCGCCCCCGAACTGCTCGACGGCGAACTGACCCTGCGCTTCCCGGGCCATGAGCCGGTGCGGGCCGGGCGCGACGACGTCGACGCCTGGCTCACCCGGGTCCTGGGGCGGCCGAGCCGGCTGATCCGCCCGCCGGCCGGCAACCACGGGCGTCTGCACGTCGTCTCCCGGGCCAGCCTCGACGACCTCAACGCCCGGCTGACCGCGGCCGGTTCGGACCCGCTGCCGATGAACCGCTTCCGCCCCAACCTCGTCGTCGACGGCTGGGACGTCCCGCACACCGAGGACGAGGCGTCCGTGCTCACCGTCGGCGGCGTCGAACTGGCCCTCACCGAACGCACGGTGCGGTGCGCCGTCACCATGGTCGACCAGGAGACCGGCCGCAAGGCGGGCCCGGAACCCCTGCGCACCCTGGCCGGCCACCGCCGGGCCGACGGCGGGGTGGTCTTCGGCGCCTACTTCCGGGTGCTGCGGCCGGGGAAGGTGTCGGTGGGGGACGAGGTGAGGGTCCGGGCGTGA
- a CDS encoding DUF4142 domain-containing protein has protein sequence MGGAMSLTLAALAYPSMLGLDTVSSSNDRIIANTQWGPLTEGDRDFVVKVRAAGLWEYPLGQVGLQKGQSKEVRTASEHLIDGHAALDESTRKIAPMLNITLPNVASPQQEAFVVQLKAESGKQFDVDFANILRMTHGSIFNTIAKVRSTTKNSLVRALADQANDTVLDHITVMENTGLVDYDSTIFQQTTPPKLPQSDMTPPAPPAGQPQVVLTAPPTATSTPLDLSAAVNQKQ, from the coding sequence GTGGGTGGAGCCATGTCCCTGACATTGGCCGCGCTCGCGTACCCGTCGATGCTCGGACTGGACACCGTGTCGTCCTCGAACGACAGGATCATCGCCAACACCCAGTGGGGACCGCTGACCGAGGGCGACCGCGACTTCGTGGTGAAGGTGCGGGCGGCCGGTCTGTGGGAGTACCCGCTCGGCCAGGTCGGGCTCCAGAAGGGGCAGAGCAAGGAAGTCCGCACCGCCAGTGAGCATCTGATCGACGGGCACGCGGCACTGGACGAGAGCACCCGCAAGATCGCGCCGATGCTGAACATCACGCTGCCCAACGTGGCGAGCCCCCAGCAGGAGGCGTTCGTCGTCCAGCTCAAGGCGGAGAGCGGCAAGCAGTTCGACGTCGACTTCGCCAACATCCTGCGGATGACGCACGGCTCGATCTTCAACACCATCGCCAAGGTCCGGTCCACGACCAAGAACAGCCTGGTCCGCGCCCTCGCCGACCAGGCCAACGACACCGTGCTCGACCACATCACCGTGATGGAGAACACCGGTCTGGTCGACTACGACTCGACGATCTTCCAGCAGACCACCCCGCCGAAGCTGCCCCAGTCCGACATGACCCCGCCGGCCCCGCCCGCCGGACAGCCGCAGGTCGTGCTGACCGCGCCGCCCACCGCGACGTCCACGCCCCTGGACCTGAGCGCCGCGGTGAACCAGAAGCAGTAG
- a CDS encoding TetR/AcrR family transcriptional regulator has protein sequence MVRRNDERRAALVDAAIEVLAREGARGLTFRAVDTEAAVPNGTASNYFANRDDLLTQAGARVYERLQPDEATIERQRTAGRDRETYVELMRELVGRVSSFRTGYLALLELRLEATRRPELRRVLTERVRADVDANVTYHEASGLPGDATAVKLLILTLNWLIVEQLTLPDVFDEAEREELVRAAVERIVH, from the coding sequence ATGGTGAGAAGGAACGACGAACGACGCGCGGCGCTCGTCGATGCCGCGATCGAGGTACTGGCGCGGGAAGGGGCGCGCGGTCTGACCTTCCGCGCCGTCGACACGGAGGCCGCGGTGCCCAACGGCACCGCCTCCAACTACTTCGCCAACCGCGACGACCTCCTCACCCAGGCCGGCGCCCGCGTCTACGAGCGGCTCCAGCCGGACGAGGCGACGATCGAGCGCCAGCGGACGGCGGGGCGGGACCGGGAGACGTACGTGGAGCTGATGCGGGAGCTGGTCGGGCGGGTCTCGTCCTTCCGGACCGGCTATCTCGCCCTCCTCGAACTCCGCCTGGAGGCGACCCGCCGGCCCGAACTGCGCCGCGTCCTCACGGAGCGGGTCCGCGCGGACGTCGACGCGAACGTGACGTACCACGAGGCGTCCGGCCTGCCCGGCGACGCGACGGCCGTCAAGCTCCTGATCCTCACCCTGAACTGGCTGATCGTCGAACAGCTCACGCTTCCGGACGTGTTCGACGAGGCGGAGCGGGAGGAGCTGGTGAGGGCGGCGGTGGAACGGATCGTGCACTAG
- a CDS encoding DUF397 domain-containing protein encodes MGTLNWQKSSFSGEGDGNNCLELASPAPAALHLRESDTPTTSLITSASPLGDLLRAIREGVL; translated from the coding sequence ATGGGCACCCTGAACTGGCAGAAGTCGTCCTTTTCCGGTGAGGGTGACGGCAACAACTGCCTCGAACTCGCCTCCCCTGCTCCCGCCGCCCTCCACCTACGTGAGTCCGACACCCCGACCACCAGCCTCATCACCAGCGCGTCCCCCCTCGGTGACCTCCTGCGTGCCATACGCGAAGGAGTCCTGTGA
- a CDS encoding APC family permease, with amino-acid sequence MASMDVPAGGKPAAAEKTRARTVDAPRLTWLTLALMTTASVASLRAAPTMAVYGLACVFLYLLPAVVFLLPTALVSAELASGWNGGVYRWVSEGLSKPLGFLAVWCQFAMTIFYYPSLLAFVASTISYVIDPSLASNGVYTAIVIMVLYWTGVWVSSRGTKALAGLSSWGLVIGTLVPGTILVVLGMVFLAQGNPSAAPMTASHLLPQWTGLASLVLIVNNFLSYSGMEMNAVHVSSLKDPAKEYPKSMFLAMGLVLLIFILPALAISWVVPADQTSLTAGVMQAFHAFFSYFHIGWMTPIAAVMLISASLAGMLTWLAGPSKGLLEISRSEGYLPPFLQRLNRHGVQQNILVTQGVVTTAIALMYALIPGVSNVYWIFSTITTQVYLIVYLLMFVAAVRLRRNQPDHPRGYRVPALTLVCTVGWLASAAALVIGFVPPSQFGGNSVGAYVAIVGGGLVLLGLIIPGAFLKFRKPSWRTEGGDAS; translated from the coding sequence ATGGCGTCGATGGACGTACCCGCCGGCGGGAAACCGGCCGCGGCGGAGAAGACCCGGGCGAGAACGGTCGACGCCCCCCGGCTGACCTGGCTCACCCTGGCGCTGATGACGACCGCCTCGGTCGCCAGCCTGCGCGCCGCACCAACCATGGCCGTCTACGGACTGGCCTGCGTGTTCCTCTATCTGCTCCCCGCCGTGGTGTTCCTGCTGCCGACCGCGCTCGTGTCCGCCGAACTCGCCTCCGGCTGGAACGGCGGCGTCTACCGGTGGGTGAGCGAGGGGCTGTCGAAGCCGCTCGGATTCCTCGCCGTCTGGTGCCAGTTCGCGATGACGATCTTCTACTACCCGAGCCTGCTGGCCTTCGTCGCCAGCACGATCTCGTACGTCATCGATCCCTCCCTCGCCTCCAACGGCGTCTACACCGCCATCGTGATCATGGTCCTGTACTGGACGGGCGTCTGGGTGTCGTCGCGCGGCACCAAGGCGCTGGCGGGGCTGTCCAGTTGGGGTCTGGTGATCGGCACGCTGGTGCCCGGCACGATCCTGGTCGTCCTCGGCATGGTGTTCCTCGCGCAGGGCAACCCGTCCGCCGCGCCGATGACCGCGAGCCATCTGCTGCCGCAGTGGACCGGTCTGGCGAGCCTGGTGCTCATCGTCAACAACTTCCTGTCGTACTCCGGCATGGAGATGAACGCCGTGCACGTGTCCTCGCTGAAGGACCCGGCGAAGGAGTACCCGAAGTCGATGTTCCTGGCCATGGGCCTGGTGCTGCTGATCTTCATCCTCCCGGCGCTGGCCATCAGTTGGGTGGTCCCCGCCGACCAGACCAGCCTCACCGCCGGTGTGATGCAGGCGTTCCACGCGTTCTTCTCGTACTTCCACATCGGCTGGATGACCCCGATCGCCGCCGTGATGCTGATCTCCGCCTCGCTGGCCGGCATGCTCACCTGGCTGGCCGGGCCGTCCAAGGGCCTGCTGGAGATCTCCCGCAGCGAGGGCTATCTGCCGCCGTTCCTCCAGCGCCTCAACCGGCACGGCGTGCAGCAGAACATCCTGGTCACCCAGGGTGTCGTGACCACCGCCATCGCGCTGATGTACGCGCTGATCCCCGGCGTCTCCAACGTCTACTGGATCTTCTCGACCATCACCACGCAGGTGTACCTGATCGTCTACCTGCTGATGTTCGTGGCCGCCGTGCGGCTGCGCAGGAACCAGCCCGACCACCCGCGCGGCTACCGCGTCCCGGCCCTCACCCTGGTCTGCACCGTCGGCTGGCTGGCCTCCGCCGCCGCCCTCGTGATCGGGTTCGTACCGCCCTCGCAGTTCGGCGGCAACAGCGTCGGCGCCTATGTCGCGATCGTCGGCGGCGGACTGGTGCTCCTCGGGCTGATCATCCCGGGCGCCTTCCTGAAGTTCCGCAAACCGTCCTGGCGCACGGAGGGCGGTGACGCGTCATGA
- a CDS encoding threonine/serine exporter family protein — MQPPAPPASPVPPASADDLAALLARLTALLLKSSGEGAHLIGGTVARTARAYGAEATVLLVPEAAVVTVTAADGTSRTVTVRGFPEVFRLDRDAALKPLLTAVGRGEVDLPEADRRLRAVENAPPPYPWWLKLIGIVLFALGFAPLMQATWYEVGTTAVLGTLTAALAVAADRFKGLALVLPLTVSVAVSVVTIELFAGTPAHGGPVLLMLPALFYFVPGDYLSAASAELAAGLITTGAIRLVYAAFLLIQLYVGVLLGVLITGTSTRTLFDVTAESDLPRWALFLGWIVFTLGTVLAFAIPLRMFWPLLLLVYLTVAVQSLVTKAIGETGGTFFAAVALGAAATAIGRRPDRPPALILMLPGFFTLTVGSLGMRGLTTLAGGHVVAGFTDLLKLVTIVTAIAVGLVTGAALGGRRDEGV; from the coding sequence GTGCAGCCCCCGGCCCCTCCCGCCTCTCCGGTCCCTCCGGCCTCCGCGGACGATCTCGCGGCCCTCCTCGCCCGGCTCACCGCGCTCCTCCTGAAGTCCTCGGGAGAGGGCGCGCATCTGATCGGGGGGACGGTCGCGCGGACCGCGCGGGCCTACGGCGCGGAGGCGACCGTGCTGCTTGTGCCGGAGGCCGCGGTGGTCACCGTGACGGCGGCGGACGGCACGAGCCGGACCGTCACGGTCCGGGGTTTCCCCGAGGTGTTCCGCCTCGACCGGGACGCCGCGCTGAAACCGCTGCTCACGGCGGTGGGCCGGGGGGAAGTGGACCTGCCGGAGGCGGACCGCCGACTGCGCGCCGTCGAGAACGCCCCGCCGCCGTACCCCTGGTGGCTGAAGCTGATCGGGATCGTGCTGTTCGCGCTGGGCTTCGCGCCGTTGATGCAGGCCACCTGGTACGAGGTGGGGACGACGGCCGTGCTCGGCACCCTGACCGCCGCGCTCGCCGTCGCGGCGGACCGGTTCAAGGGTCTGGCACTGGTACTCCCGCTCACCGTGTCGGTGGCCGTCTCGGTCGTCACGATCGAACTGTTCGCCGGCACGCCCGCGCACGGCGGCCCGGTGCTGCTGATGCTGCCCGCGCTGTTCTACTTCGTCCCCGGCGACTATCTGAGCGCCGCCTCCGCGGAGCTGGCCGCAGGCCTGATCACGACGGGCGCGATCCGCCTGGTCTACGCGGCGTTCCTGCTGATCCAGCTCTATGTGGGAGTCCTGCTGGGCGTACTGATCACCGGTACGTCCACCCGCACCCTGTTCGACGTCACCGCCGAGTCGGATCTGCCGCGCTGGGCGCTGTTCCTGGGCTGGATCGTGTTCACCCTCGGCACGGTGCTGGCGTTCGCGATCCCGCTGCGGATGTTCTGGCCGTTGCTGCTGCTGGTCTATCTCACGGTCGCGGTGCAGTCCCTGGTGACCAAGGCGATCGGGGAGACCGGCGGGACGTTCTTCGCGGCGGTGGCGCTGGGGGCGGCGGCCACGGCGATCGGCCGCCGCCCGGACCGCCCCCCGGCGCTGATCCTGATGCTCCCCGGCTTCTTCACCCTCACCGTCGGCTCCCTCGGCATGCGCGGCCTGACCACACTGGCCGGCGGCCACGTGGTGGCGGGCTTCACGGACCTGCTGAAACTGGTGACGATCGTGACGGCGATCGCGGTGGGGCTGGTGACGGGGGCGGCGCTGGGGGGCCGACGGGACGAGGGGGTGTGA
- a CDS encoding glycoside hydrolase family 13 protein — MTLPPSPPAALSPADLSSRDPDWWRQAVVYQVYPRSFADADGDGLGDLRGVTDRLPHLAALGVDALWLSPFYLSELADGGYDVADPRQVDPRLGTLADFDALAAEAHRLGLKVIVDIVPNHTSHRHPWFQEALAAGPGSPARERYVFRDGRGPAGELPPTDWQSVFGGSAWHRVPDGQWYLHLFAREQPDLNWGLEEVREDVRTTLRFWADRGVDGFRVDVAHALAKDLAEPLRDLGPLTGEDALAELPPGTHPFYDRDEVHEIYRDWRRVLDAYSPPRTAVAEAWVPGARRALYARPDELDQAFNFEYLQAPWDAEAIRRIVTDSLATARAVGASATWVLSNHDVVRHASRLSLPPGTDENAWLLADGRTPPLDEPAGLRRARAATLLMLALPGSSYVYQGEELGLPEVADLPVEVLQDPVWEQTGRTRKGRDGCRVPLPWTTTGPSYGFGAAGAWLPQPPSFARYAVQAQDGVEGSTLEFYRTALRLRRKLLDGEELVWHPDTPPGVLAFARSDAWRCVANLSAAPVPLPPGEVLLSSAPLGDDGYLEPDTTVWLA, encoded by the coding sequence ATGACGCTTCCCCCGAGCCCGCCCGCGGCCCTTTCCCCGGCCGATCTGTCGTCCCGCGACCCCGACTGGTGGCGCCAGGCCGTCGTCTACCAGGTCTACCCCCGCAGCTTCGCCGACGCCGACGGGGACGGCCTCGGCGATCTGCGCGGCGTCACCGACCGCCTCCCCCATCTCGCCGCGCTGGGCGTCGACGCGCTCTGGCTCAGCCCCTTCTACCTCTCCGAACTGGCCGACGGCGGCTACGACGTCGCCGACCCGCGCCAGGTCGACCCGCGCCTGGGCACCCTCGCCGACTTCGACGCGCTCGCCGCCGAGGCCCACCGCCTCGGCCTGAAGGTGATCGTCGACATCGTCCCCAACCACACCTCCCACCGGCACCCCTGGTTCCAGGAGGCCCTGGCCGCGGGACCCGGCTCCCCCGCCCGCGAGCGCTACGTCTTCCGTGACGGACGTGGTCCGGCCGGTGAACTCCCGCCCACCGACTGGCAGTCCGTGTTCGGCGGCAGCGCCTGGCACCGGGTTCCCGACGGCCAGTGGTACCTGCATCTCTTCGCCCGTGAACAGCCCGACCTCAACTGGGGCCTGGAGGAGGTCCGCGAGGACGTCCGCACCACCCTGCGCTTCTGGGCCGACCGGGGCGTCGACGGCTTCCGCGTCGACGTCGCCCACGCCCTCGCCAAGGACCTCGCTGAACCGCTCCGCGACCTCGGGCCCCTCACCGGCGAGGACGCGCTCGCCGAACTCCCCCCGGGCACCCACCCCTTCTACGACCGCGACGAGGTCCACGAGATCTACCGCGACTGGCGCCGCGTCCTGGACGCCTACTCCCCGCCCCGCACCGCGGTCGCCGAAGCCTGGGTGCCGGGCGCCCGCCGCGCCCTGTACGCCCGCCCCGACGAACTCGACCAGGCGTTCAACTTCGAGTATCTCCAGGCCCCTTGGGACGCCGAGGCGATCCGCCGGATCGTCACCGACTCCCTCGCCACGGCCCGCGCCGTCGGCGCCTCCGCCACCTGGGTCCTGTCCAACCACGACGTCGTACGCCACGCCTCACGCCTGTCCCTGCCGCCCGGCACCGACGAGAACGCCTGGCTGCTCGCCGACGGCCGCACCCCGCCCCTGGACGAGCCGGCCGGCCTGCGCCGCGCCCGCGCCGCCACGCTCCTGATGCTGGCGCTGCCGGGATCGTCGTACGTCTACCAGGGCGAGGAGCTGGGGCTGCCCGAGGTCGCCGATCTGCCCGTCGAGGTCCTCCAGGACCCGGTGTGGGAACAGACCGGCCGCACCCGCAAGGGCCGCGACGGCTGCCGGGTGCCGCTGCCGTGGACGACGACGGGACCCTCGTACGGCTTCGGCGCGGCCGGGGCCTGGCTGCCGCAGCCGCCGTCCTTCGCGCGCTACGCCGTCCAGGCGCAGGACGGGGTGGAGGGCTCGACCCTGGAGTTCTACCGCACGGCCCTGCGGCTGCGCCGCAAGCTGCTCGACGGCGAGGAACTGGTCTGGCACCCGGACACCCCGCCGGGCGTGCTGGCCTTCGCCCGCTCCGACGCCTGGCGCTGTGTCGCCAACCTGTCGGCCGCGCCGGTGCCGCTGCCGCCGGGGGAGGTGCTGCTGAGCAGCGCGCCCCTCGGCGACGACGGGTATCTGGAGCCGGACACCACGGTGTGGCTGGCCTAG
- a CDS encoding SgcJ/EcaC family oxidoreductase, which translates to MNIDTADIKAIEAIVATAERTQRAKDAEGFLALFHPDALWTTAHGKVLIGFDAIAEFTRTVLPAANWDGDVTYEAIHIEFLRPDVAAVKIRQIYHATEGDSEGSPLYVMTKQADGTWLLHAGQNTEVRV; encoded by the coding sequence ATGAACATCGACACCGCGGACATCAAGGCGATCGAAGCGATCGTGGCCACCGCCGAACGCACCCAGCGCGCCAAGGACGCCGAGGGCTTCCTCGCCCTCTTCCACCCCGACGCCCTGTGGACGACGGCCCACGGCAAGGTCCTGATCGGGTTCGACGCGATCGCCGAGTTCACGCGCACGGTGCTGCCGGCCGCCAATTGGGACGGCGATGTCACGTACGAGGCGATCCACATCGAGTTCCTGCGCCCGGACGTGGCGGCGGTCAAGATCCGCCAGATCTACCACGCGACGGAGGGCGACTCAGAGGGCTCGCCCCTCTACGTCATGACGAAGCAAGCCGACGGAACTTGGCTGTTGCACGCCGGCCAGAACACGGAGGTTCGCGTGTAG